CGCGGTGGCGCCGCAGCGGCTCGTCGCTGACCTGGTCCCGCCGCCGCGCTTCGACGCGGTGCGGTTCGCGACCTACCTGCCGGACCCGCGCGAGCAGACCCAGGCCGCTGCGGTCGCGGGGCTGTCCGCGTTCAGTGCCCGGATCGCGGTCCCGGCGCGGAGTGCCGGCGGGCTGCGCCGGAGGCTGCGCCGGGCAGCACCGCCCGAGCAGCGGGCCGGCGTGTACCTCGACGGCGGGTTCGGGGTGGGCAAGACTCACCTGCTCGCGTCGGTCTGGCACGAGGCGCCGCAGCCCAAGGCGTTCGGCACGTTCGTGGAGTACACCCACCTGGTGGGCGCGCTGGGCTTCCAGGCAGCGGTGACGGCGCTGTCCGGGCACCGGCTGGTCTGCATCGACGAGTTCGAGCTGGACGACCCCGGTGACACGGTGCTCATGTCCACGCTGCTCGACCGGCTGGTCGGCGCCGGCGTACATCTGGCCGCCACCTCCAACACGCTGCCCGGCGCGCTGGGGGAGGGCCGCTTCGCCGCGGACGACTTCCTCCGGGAGATCCAGGGGCTGGCCGCCCACTTCGACGTGCTGCGCATCGACGGCGAGGACTTCCGGCACCGGGGCCTGCCGCAGCCGCCTCCGCCGCTGACCGAGGACGACGTGCGCGCGGCCGCCGAGCGCACGCCGGGCGCCACGCTGGACGATTTCGGCGGCGTGCTGAGGCACCTGAGCACCGTGCACCCAAGCCGCTACGGCGCCCTGCTGGACGGGGTTCGGGCGGTCTGCCTCACTGGCCTCCGCCCGGTGCCGGACCAGAACGCGGCGCTGCGGCTGGTGGTGCTGGCCGACCGGCTGTACGACCGCGACGTGCCGGTGCTGGCCGCGGGCACGTCGCTGGACCAGCTGTTCCCGGCCGACATGCTGGCCGGGGGGTATCGCAAGAAGTACCACCGAGCCATCTCCCGGCTGGTGGCCCTGGCCCGCGAGGGCGAGGGGATCGACCCGCCCGAGCTCAGCCGCTGACCCGGACGACGGCCACGGACTCCGGGGCCAGCCCGACAGCGGCGGCCGCCAGCCGCGGCGCCGAGCTGGCCAGCAGGACCTCAGCAGGGGCCGCGTCCAGCGGCACCACCCGTTCCTGCCCGGACAAGTTGGCCGCGACGCGGAGACTCCCGCGGGTCACCACGAGCCACTGGTGCGCCTCGGAGTGGGCCACCGCCACCCGGTCCAGCCGAGCGTCGCGCAGGTCCGGCTCGGCCCGGCGCAGGGCGAGCAGGGCGCGGTACCAGCCCAGCACCGAGGCGTGCGGCTCGCGCGCCGGCTCGGCCCAGTCCAGCACCGAGGCCGCGAACGTGGCCGGGTCCTGCGGGTCGGGCACGGCGTCGCCCCAGCCGTGCGCTGCGAACTCCCGTCGACGGCCTTGAGTGACCGCCTGGCCGAGGGCGGGGTCCGGGAACGAGCTGAAGAACGCCCACGGGGTGCCGGCCGCCCACTCCTCTCCCATGAACAGCATCGGGGTGAACGGGCTGGTGAGCACGAGCGTTGAGGCCACCCGCAGCAGCCCGGGGGAGAGCGCCGCCGAGATCCGGCCGCCGGCGGCCCGGTTGCCCACTTGGTCGTGCGTCTGCAGTGCGACGACGAAGCGCTGGCCGGGCACCGCCGCGCGGTCCACCGGCCTTCCGTGGTGCCGGCCGCGGAACGACGACCAGGTGCCGTCGTGGAAGTACGCCCCGGCCAGCGTCTTCGCCACGGCGGCCAGCGAGCCGAAGTCCGCGTAGTAGC
This portion of the Actinomycetes bacterium genome encodes:
- the zapE gene encoding cell division protein ZapE is translated as MAPQRLVADLVPPPRFDAVRFATYLPDPREQTQAAAVAGLSAFSARIAVPARSAGGLRRRLRRAAPPEQRAGVYLDGGFGVGKTHLLASVWHEAPQPKAFGTFVEYTHLVGALGFQAAVTALSGHRLVCIDEFELDDPGDTVLMSTLLDRLVGAGVHLAATSNTLPGALGEGRFAADDFLREIQGLAAHFDVLRIDGEDFRHRGLPQPPPPLTEDDVRAAAERTPGATLDDFGGVLRHLSTVHPSRYGALLDGVRAVCLTGLRPVPDQNAALRLVVLADRLYDRDVPVLAAGTSLDQLFPADMLAGGYRKKYHRAISRLVALAREGEGIDPPELSR